From Micromonas commoda chromosome 3, complete sequence, a single genomic window includes:
- a CDS encoding predicted protein yields MRPSIARDPGGGSRFPAPRVRPKSARRSRERSFRFRGRSNPASAPRRCPPPPSRAPFRPINSPALSPRPPSSDQHHFPITTRRARGDGWSWNWDAPKPERNPAGSRGPGLSVTGGRDAASDVDGRQVGGSQRGQLRLGPAGGRTSIPNRGPGAAPGRVGDGHGYPRAGAAAAAAAANDLRGYVPAYGLGADLGGMNLDDINDTAGATAYVDDDDLDSPEQHQTHDVIITEIEEINLTDYMQTLQAPTFSEEALATADFGFGGDRTFSGSGLYGAGMNGFDAAASPKQGAGGVMGGSDKFPMRSETPGRAGRRVWSRGGNRSTDAGSGGLATATPGIDRPQTGGLDEADVNRPLHTHGLDDDEDGGDPEVDADIFDDSDDDSWGEETHAVDTFGGNQNGADVLSDDEDGGHAASPKAMGAVNPSFGGSAIAARSPGAGGGAGGSFSGFVSGGGASLPGRQSPLPGSSSSSSSSFAASREARRRREEEGDFVVMSTPSGLRRVPSARRRPGTGGGGGGGARPGGGGGGGWPSGAGFKDGSGGGKAEVVADVYGAKENASIPPRGASAGGLGLLQRPPSRQRPPPEATNLFARRAAAAAAAAAAPVVPGLNKVSRPAGMASNMMFSHRPGQTGGW; encoded by the coding sequence ATGCGtccgtccatcgcgcgggaccccggcggcggttcgaggttcccggcgccgcgcgtgcgtccgaaatccgcgcggcgctctcgcgaACGGTCGTTCCGTTTCCGCGGACGTTCGAACCctgcgtccgcgccgcgccgctgccccccgcccccgtctcGCGCGCCGTTCCGTCCAATCAATTCGCCCGCGCtttcgccccgcccgccttCGTCTGATCAACACCATTTTCCGATAACAACGCGCAGGGCCAGGGGCGACGGATGGAGCTGGAACTGGGACGCCCCAAAGCCCGAGAGGAACcccgcgggctcgcgcggccCCGGCCTCAGCGTcaccggcgggcgcgacgccgcatCGGACGTGGACGGACGCCAGGTTGGCGGATCGCAGCGCGGGCAGCTCCGCCTCGGGCCCGCGGGAGGACGAACCTCCATCCCGAACcgcggccccggcgccgccccgggacgcgtcggcgacggacaCGGGTacccccgcgcgggtgccgccgccgccgcggcggcggcgaacgacctGCGCGGGTACGTCCCGGCGTACGGactcggcgcggacctcgggGGCATGAACCTGGACGATATAaacgacacagctggcgcgaccgcgtacgtcgacgacgacgacctcgactcCCCCGAGCAGCACCAGACGCACGACGTCATCATCACCGAGATCGAGGAGATCAACCTGACGGACTACATGCAGACGTTACAGGCGCCCACGTTCAGCGAGGAGGCGTTGGCCACCGCGGATTTTgggttcggcggcgatcggACTTTCAGCGGATCTGGATTGTACGGCGCCGGGATGAACGGGTttgacgccgcggcgagcccgaaGCAAGGCGCCGGTGGGGTGATGGGCGGTTCGGATAAGTTTCCGATGAGGTCCGAGACCCCCGGGCGAGCCGGTCGGAGGGTGTGGTCGCGGGGCGGGAACCgatcgacggacgcgggttCGGGAGgattggcgacggcgacgccggggatcGATCGACCGCAGACGGGCGgcctggacgaggcggacgtcaACAGGCCCCTTCACACGCACGggttggacgacgacgaggacggcggggatccggaggtggacgccgacATCttcgacgactccgacgacgattcgTGGGGCGAGGAGACCCACGCGGTTGACACCTTCGGGGGTAACCAaaacggcgccgacgtcctcagcgacgacgaagacggggGCCACGCGGCTTCCCCGAAGGCCATGGGCGCGGTCAACCCGTCGTTCGGGGGTTCCGCCATCGCAGCGAggtccccgggcgcgggaggaggagcggggGGGTCGTTTTCGGGTttcgtcagcggcggcggcgcgtcgctgccGGGGAGGCAATCGCCGCTTCCGGgatcttcttcttcttcttcttcttcattcgcggcgtcgcgggaggcgcggcgacgtcgcgaggaggagggtgACTTCGTCGTCATGTCCACGCCGTCCGGTTTGCGACGCGTGCCGtccgcgaggcgcaggcCCGGaaccggcgggggcggcggcgggggcgcgaggcccggcggcggcggcggcgggggatggCCGTCTGGAGCCGGTTTCAAGGacggctcgggcggcggcaaggcGGAGGTTGTCGCGGACGTGTACGGGGCGAAGGAGAACGCCTCGATCCCGCCGAGGGGGGCGAGCGCAGGCGGGTTGGGGTTGCTGCAGCGGCCGCCGAGCAGGcagcggccgccgccggaggcgACCAATCTCttcgcgaggagggcggcggctgcggctgcggctgcggcggcgccggttgTGCCCGGGCTGAACAAGGTTTCGAGGCCCGCGGGGATGGCGTCGAACATGATGTTCTCGCACCGACCGGGTCAGACTGGGGGATGGTGA
- a CDS encoding predicted protein (This gene contains a 3 prime TPP riboswitch (not in model but 3 prime of model)) encodes MRTHAFRLGAVLFLALATTGAFAGDCTGLLNCNDCASIAAISNHKCLNGGTCNAAYASSDDKVCICPSSTEGVECQTPGVTRCAGGSWCGNNGECGTNFRCKCTVGFTGNRCEESQPPDNCVIPSNHQCLNGGKCTNNTNTPCNCPPNVGGPSCEKVDVRVCVDGTYCENGGDCKVSGGCACDEGFIGATCGEVDREWFQARYNSGGGSSSSKKEVVNVAAAVAVPLVLIIAAGGGFMAYMVHKERKGAPLFSKIDDVPDVEMSARNALPAPAVAKA; translated from the coding sequence ATGAGGACGCACGCCTTCCGCCTAGGCGCCGTCCTATTCCTCGCCCTGGCGACGACAGGGGCGTTCGCGGGGGATTGCACCGGCTTGTTGAACTGCAACGACtgcgcgagcatcgccgccatcAGCAACCATAAATGCCTCAACGGTGGCACGTGCAACGCCGCCTACGCCTCCTCGGACGACAAAGTCTGCATCTGCCCGAGCAGTACCGAAGGGGTCGAGTGCCAGACCCCCGGCGTCACTCGATGCGCTGGCGGAAGTTGGTGTGGCAACAACGGAGAGTGCGGCACCAACTTTCGCTGCAAGTGCACCGTCGGATTCACGGGCAATCGTTGCGAGGAATCGCAGCCCCCGGACAACTGCGTCATCCCCAGCAACCACCAGTGCCTCAACGGCGGCAAGTGCACCAACAACACCAACACGCCGTGCAACTGCCCGCCCAACGTCGGTGGACCGAGCTGCGAGAAggtcgacgtgcgcgtctGCGTCGACGGGACCTACTGCGAGAACGGCGGCGATTGCAAAGTCTCCGGAGGATGCGCGTGCGACGAGGGATTCATCGGCGCCACCTGCGGCGAGGTGGATCGCGAGTGGTTCCAGGCGAGATACaactccggcggcgggtcctcCAGCAGCAAGAAGGAGGTCGTcaacgtcgcggccgcggttGCCGTGCCCCTGGTGCTcatcatcgcggcgggcggcggcttcatGGCGTACATGGTGCACAAGGAGCGCAAGGGTGCGCCGCTCTTCTCCAAGATTGACGACGTCCCGGACGTGGAGATGAGCGCGCGGAACGCCCTCCCtgcgcccgcggtcgccaaGGCGTGA
- a CDS encoding predicted protein: protein MKHGRHFRKLGKDASHRWAMMRTMVTQLIEHERIQTTVAKAKELRRVADRVVTFAKEGSLRARRKAAAVVRTDAMVNKLFTELAERYKERPGGFTRVLQIGQRKSDSAAMAYIEYVDRDGELRPARPATGFGLSWAAKEYVNSQLASKKRHGDVRAVLSPAADAAAKAAAEPPKEEK, encoded by the coding sequence ATGAAGCACGGCCGACACTTCCGCAAGCTCGGCAAGGATGCCAGCCACAGGTGGGCCATGATGCGCACCATGGTCACGCAGCTCATCGAGCACGAGCGCATCCAGACCACCGTcgcgaaggcgaaggagctccgccgcgtcgccgatcgaGTCGTCACCTTCGCCAAGGAGGGCAgcctgcgcgcgcgtcgcaaggccgcggcggtggtgcgCACCGACGCGATGGTCAACAAGCTCTtcaccgagctcgcggagaggTACAAAGAGCGCCCCGGGGGGTTCACGCGCGTGTTGCAGATCGGCCAGCGCAAGAGCGATTCAGCGGCCATGGCGTACATCGAGTacgtcgatcgcgacggggagctgaggcccgcgaggccggcgacggggttcGGCCTGTCttgggcggcgaaggagtaCGTCAACTCGCAGTTGGCGTCGAAGAAAcggcacggcgacgtgcgggCGGTGCTGAGCccggccgcggacgcggcggcgaaggctgcggcggagccgcccaaggaggagaagtGA
- a CDS encoding predicted protein gives MAPTDVPKKERSLSYRLHDALNVPLVGGLAIMCILGLLGLMDAHLITKIFISYIAVDTIWIVLSPSAVPRFAWAIVLHHVLTFLILLHPLRFPEHAIETCRDGIVELNTFFLIARRQLTRGSLLNRACDLMYHLTLSIRFLWQPYLIYHFRIITHMNSTDRPGGYTFREHYMVMVSQVLLCVFNILIVLPGLLPKKKKKA, from the coding sequence ATGGCACCGACGGACGTGCCGAAGAAGGAGCGCTCGCTGTCCTACCGCCTGCACGATGCGCTCAACGTcccgctcgtcggcggcctgGCGATCATGTGcatcctcggcctcctcggcctgATGGACGCGCACCTCATCACCAAGATCTTCATCTCCTACATCGCGGTGGACACGATCTGGATCGTGCTCTCGCCATCCGCGGTGCCGAGGTTCGCGTGGGCCATCGTCCTGCACCACGTGCTCACCTTCCTCATCCTTCTCCACCCGCTTCGGTTCCCCGAGCACGCGATAGAGACGTGCAGAGACGGCATCGTGGAGCTCAACACCTTCTTCCTCATCGCCAGACGGCAGCTCACGCGGGGCTCCCTCCTCAACCGGGCGTGCGACCTCATGTACCACCTCACGCTGAGCATCCGGTTCCTCTGGCAGCCGTACCTCATCTATCACTTCAGGATCATCACCCACATGAACAGCACGGACAGGCCGGGGGGGTACACGTTCCGGGAGCACTACATGGTGATGGTCTCGCAGGTGCTCCTGTGCGTGTTCAACATCCTCATCGTGCTGCCGGGGCTGCtgccgaagaagaagaagaaggcgtgA
- a CDS encoding predicted protein, protein MGDDVVNVFADEFEHPPGETLDILRDESIVKTVVEPAPAGGFKTRPSVGDQVSFTVRRVHAANAPTAGTVAQDAELERYLLGCGAQCRAVEVALETMREGEVATFLCKERHLPAPNIESVYPEEVTIRLAKIFRDVDLTPRPSPGGKLIKRRTRWGDAKTHGQTLYEPMTLSHSPRPGYGSDTGRDVARPGCRVIVYTKHKPTAVNANTGLDAEPWTPMEFTLRSTAVDAPPCPDGVHEALELSLTLASPGERFEVTFPASVYGFADDRVDGTVESDAVASARFAETYDTGGDLVTTEVHVRAVHPPAPFAPEHAGPGGWGGTKDVGLDGEDLWTMPKWERAHRAKAAKERGVALFKAGRHRAALRAYDVAIRLLTAPFAPLDLSKVEMPEWDPPSEQDPLGKDPHLKLAERYGSNAWRGLADSGLGEGNENQVLLKATILNASLAASRRGDHATCEWYCSKALAEDPMCVKGWFRRGRARVAMHRWDEAEDDLNRAERLQGDDEIAKELDVERKKLAAGRKKSESGGAVAKAFRAVFGGGGGGAGEYPKPREMRRLVTGDLGIEAGPAHPTGRLDTDEPGAQLDELLDETSPHTRMEHAFNKALHYEQIGLNEFVDSGMPIELYSEAELAPVGEGHPTAQAVEKREYVVPFGEAEAAELDAEIAEREHDEELYDKMLNAAKRGNRVQRGTATHNPWDRDGTKAVDELNMQFVKEYNEQKMEEAKEEMEAHKKQWHERKKRATGDDIALD, encoded by the exons AtgggcgatgacgtcgtgaACGTCTTCGCGGACGAGTTCGAGCATCCACCCGGGGAGACCTTG gaCATCCTCCGGGACGAATCGATCGTCAAGACCGTGGtggagcccgcgcccgccggcgggTTCAAGACGCGCCCGTCCGTCGGCGACCAGGTGTCATTcaccgtccgtcgcgtccacgccgcgaacgcgccgaccgcgggCACGGTGGCGCAGgatgccgagctcgagaggTACCTCCTCGGCTGCGGCGCGCAGTGCAGGGCGGTGGAGGTTGCGCTGGAGACCatgcgcgagggcgaggtggcCACGTTCCTGTGCAAGGAGCGCCACCTGCCCGCGCCAAACATCGAGAGCGTCTACCCCGAGGAGGTCACCATCCGACTGGCCAAGATcttccgcgacgtcgacctgacgccgcgaccgagccCGGGTGGCAAACTCATCAAGCGCAGGACGCGTTGGGGAGACGCGAAGACCCACGGACAGACGCTCTACGAGCCCATGACCCTGTCccactcgccgcggccggggtACGGCTCGGACACCGGGCGGGACGTCGCTCGACCCGGCTGTCGCGTCATAGTGTACACGAAACATAAACCGACAGCTGTGAACGCAAACACGGGACTGGACGCCGAACCCTGGACGCCGATGGAGTTTACCCTGCGAagcaccgcggtggacgcgcccccgtgccccgacggcgtgcacgaggcgctcgagctgtCGCTAACGCTGGCCTCGCCCGGGGAGAGGTTCGAGGTGACGTTTCCGGCATCCGTGTACGGCTtcgccgacgatcgcgtcgacgggaCGGTCGAGtcggacgcggtcgcgagTGCGCGGTTCGCCGAAACGTacgacaccggcggcgatctcgtGACCACGGAGGTTCACGTCAGGGCGGTgcacccgccggcgccgttcgcgcccgagCACGCGGGGCCCGGGGGATGGGGCGGCACGAAGGACGTCGGGTtggacggcgaggatctcTGGACGATGCCCAAATGGGAGCGGGCGCACCGAGCtaaggcggcgaaggagcgaGGGGTGGCGCTGTTCAAGGCGGGGCGGCACAGGGCCGCTCTGAGGGCGTACGACGTCGCGATCCGTCTCCTcaccgcgcccttcgcgccccTGGATCTCTCAAAGGTGGAGATGCCCGAGTGGGATCCGCCGAGCGAGCAAGACCCGCTCGGAAAAGACCCGCACTTGAAACTCGCGGAACGTTACGGCTCCAACGCGTGGCGGGGTTTGGCGGACTCCGGGCTTGGCGAGGGCAACGAGAACCAGGTCTTGCTCAAGGCGACGATCCTCAACGCCAGCTTGGCCGCGTCCAGGCGCGGTGACCACGCGACGTGCGAGTGGTACTGCAGCAAGGCTCTCGCCGAGGATCCCATGTGCGTGAAGGGTTGGTTCCGCAGGGGCCGAGCCAGGGTCGCGATGCATCGgtgggacgaggcggaggacgatTTGAACCGCGCGGAGAGGCTccagggcgacgacgagatcgcGAAGGAGCTGGATGTGGAGCGTAAGAagctggcggcggggcggaAGAAgagcgagagcggcggcgccgtcgcgaaagCGTTCAGAGCGGtctttggcggcggcggcggcggcgccggagagtACCCGAAACCGCGAGAGATGCGGCGGCTGGTCACCGGCGACCTGGGCATCGAGGCGGGTCCCGCGCACCCCACCGGGAGGCTGGACACCGACGAACcgggcgcacagctggacgagcttctcgacgagacgtcgccgcacacGCGCATGGAGCACGCGTTCAACAAGGCGCTGCACTACGAGCAAATCGGCCTGAACGAATTCGTCGACTCGGGCATGCCCATCGAGCTGTACTCGgaagccgagctcgcgcccgtgggCGAGGGCCATCCCACCGCCCAGGCCGTGGAGAAGAGGGAGTACGTCGTCCCGTTCGGCGAggccgaagccgcggagctcgacgcggagattgcggaacgcgagcacgacgaggagctctaCGACAAAATGCtcaacgccgcgaagagggGTAACCGCGTGCAGaggggcacggcgacgcacaACCCGTGGGACCGCGACGGGACcaaggcggtggacgagctcaACATGCAGTTCGTCAAGGAGTACAACGAGCAGAagatggaggaggccaaggaggagatggaggctCACAAGAAGCAGTGGCACGAACGGAAGaagagggcgacgggggacgaCATCGCGTTGGactga
- a CDS encoding predicted protein, which yields MAEADDDKKWYSKPNKRESLWGLGGMAIASSVAGIIYLVKREKDEKVDKK from the exons ATGGCCGAAGCAGACGACGACAAGAAGTGGTACAGCAAGCCCAACAAGCGAGAGTCGCTGTGGGGCCTGGGAGGCATGGCG atcgcctcctccgtcgccggcatCATCTACCTCGTCAAGAGGGAGAAGGACGAGAAGGTGGACAAGAAGTGA
- a CDS encoding predicted protein: MDAMGPVVVNEDGSLSRIANWPMLTDREKEVTQRRIAKRNKERLDRLREAAKENERA; this comes from the coding sequence atggacgccatGGGACCGGTGGTGGTGAACGAGGACGGTTCGCTGTCCAGGATCGCCAACTGGCCGATGCTCACGGACAGGGAAAAAGAGGTGACGCAGCGAAGGATAGCCAAGCGCAACAAGGAACGACTGGACAGACTCagggaggcggccaaggagaaCGAGCGCGCGTGA